From the genome of Miscanthus floridulus cultivar M001 chromosome 10, ASM1932011v1, whole genome shotgun sequence, one region includes:
- the LOC136485541 gene encoding uncharacterized protein produces the protein MGGPAHHHGNWPLSSYSQAWSHDGQECNKFMAYAMAHKGKATAPDTVYNPEDGPEAYSNTSVHSKLIDYASSARERHGEDFDPATQPLDTDLVMRLGGGKQHGRYWMASNMVDSTSVPNLAQIRAQSTSSSIPIRPRQASTLQQMVALQATVERMEAEREAERVERERERAQREAERAEWEVLRAQEGGRGVEDAGHVLIHVEPQHHSPGCGGAPVAARFSCASYSSGSRHSVVGFEPDSFASAHTPRLDRSTTARRCPFRLPLGSVAVGGAPSYFIDFS, from the exons ATGGGTGGGCCGGCGCACCACCATGGCAACTGGCCCCTCAGTTCGTACTCCCAGGCCTGG TCGCATGATGGCCAGGAATGCAAcaagttcatggcgtacgccatggcacacaagggcaaggcgacagccccggacactgtctacaacccggaggacgggcccgaggcgtacagcaacacgagcgtccacagcaagctcatCGACTACGCCTCGTCGGCTCGTGAgcggcatggggaggacttcgaccccgccacccagccccttgataccgacctcgtgatgaggctcggaggagggaagcagcatggccggtactggatggcctccaacatggtcgactcgacctctgtgcccaacctcgcccagatccgagcacagagcacgagctcctccatccccattcgacctcggcaggcgagcacactgcagcagatggtggcactccag gccactgtggagaggatggaggccgagagggaggccgagagggtcgagagggagagggagagggcccagagggaggccgagagggccgagtgggaggtcctgagggcccaagagggcggccgaggcgtagaggatgcaggacatgttctcattcatgtcgagcctcagcaccactctcccgggtgtggtggtgccccagtcgctgctcgcttcagttgtgcctcctactcctctggctctaggcactccg tcgtcgggttcgaacccgactccttcgcctcagcacacacaccccggctGGATAGGTCCACCACTGCACGGAGGTGCCCCTTCAGGCtcccattgggatcagtggcagtaggtggtgccccttcatatttcattgacttttcttga